A segment of the Longimicrobium sp. genome:
GATGGAATCCAGGGTGGACGGCTCGATCGACGCGAAGAGGTAGAAGGTGGCGTCGCCGGGCATGGTGGAGATGCCGCACTCCTCCATGAAGCGCGCCATCTCGCGCCGCTTCCGGACCACGCCCGCGATCTGCGGCCGGGTGATCTCCAGCACGTCCTGGAAGTGCCGGACCAGGTAGTGCTCCAGGATGGTGGGAGGGCAGGTGAGGAGGTGCTGGTTGATCTTGAGCACGTTCCCGATCAGCGCGCGGCTCCCGATCACGTAGCCGATGCGCCACCCCGACATCCCGTGGTTCTTCGACATCGTGTTGCACACGATCGTGTGCCGCTTCTGCGGGTCGAGCGCCCCGGCCGAGACGAAGGTGCCCTCGACCAGGAACTCGCTGTACGCCTCGTCCGAGAGGACGAAAAGGTCGTGCCGGTCCGCCAGGGCGTGCACGTGCTCCAGCTCCTGGCGCGACATGACGCGCCCGGACGGGTTGTTCGGGTTGTTGACGACGATGGCCTTGGTGCGCGGGGTGATGAACTCGTCCAGCTCGAACACCGTGCGCTGGTGGGGCACCATGACGGGAACGCCGTGGCAGAGCCTCACCTGGTCCGGATAGCTCACCCAGCTCGGCTCCAGCACCACCACCTCGTCTCCGGGGTCGAGGATTGCCATCAGCGACATGTGGATGGCGAGCTTGGATCCCGCCGTGACGACGATCTCCGCGTCGGGGTCGATCGGAACGTCGTACTCGCGGCCGTAATACGCGGCCAGCTGCCGACGCAGGTCGGGATTGCCCCGGGAGTGGTTGTAGTGGTAGACGTCGGGAATCGGCAGCTCCGCGAAGTCGAAGAGCGGGATGTCGAAGAACGCCTCGCCGAGGGAAAGGACGATGACGTCTGCTCCCCGGGCTTTCATCTCGTAGACCATGCCGTTGAACTTGATGGACATGGCCGTCGCGACGTCGCCGAGGTGGGTGGCCGGAGAGGGCATGGGGACCTGCGCGGAAGCGGGTCCTCGTGGGTGCGCGTGCGCGACGGAAGTGCCGCGTCGGCGCGCCGCGGGTGCACGGCTGAACTTCGCCGGCCCGCGGCGGCTCCCACAGGTGGCTTGTCGATTGTTTGCGTGAAAAGATGCTCTGCGGAGCCTCGCGGGGCAAGGATCTCGCCTGCGGCTTGCGTGGAATGTCCCGATCCGGTGGCGCGCAAGGGCCAGCCTCCGTTCACGTTGTGATATGGCCGTCTGTGAGTATGCGGCGGTGGCCCATATGAAATTTGGCAG
Coding sequences within it:
- a CDS encoding pyridoxal phosphate-dependent aminotransferase; its protein translation is MPSPATHLGDVATAMSIKFNGMVYEMKARGADVIVLSLGEAFFDIPLFDFAELPIPDVYHYNHSRGNPDLRRQLAAYYGREYDVPIDPDAEIVVTAGSKLAIHMSLMAILDPGDEVVVLEPSWVSYPDQVRLCHGVPVMVPHQRTVFELDEFITPRTKAIVVNNPNNPSGRVMSRQELEHVHALADRHDLFVLSDEAYSEFLVEGTFVSAGALDPQKRHTIVCNTMSKNHGMSGWRIGYVIGSRALIGNVLKINQHLLTCPPTILEHYLVRHFQDVLEITRPQIAGVVRKRREMARFMEECGISTMPGDATFYLFASIEPSTLDSIEFCTRLLQEHCVCAVPGIGYGASCDRFIRVGVGTEDAERVKEGIRRIRRLIDATSPVLSGFRIAAPAPA